The DNA region ATTTTCTCTGCATGACTGTTGCCAAGAAGTAGTTGGACCTTTTAAAAAGGGTTCTGGGTTGTGGAGTTAATCCAAATGCCAAAAATTATGATTAACGTACACCTCTTCACATAGGTGCCTCTGAAGGTTTGTTCACAAGGGCTGAATTACTTCTAGAAGCAGGAGCAAGTGTTTTATCTAAGGACAGGTATGTATTGTGCAAATATTGAGTTagcaaaaattatttcattgcTAACTTGGAGGGATCTTAGAATAGCAATATTGTTGTCTTGCTTTTTTgaattgcaaaataaaatatccttCAATACTTCCTTCTGGAAGATGGGGAAATACATCTCTTCATGAAGCTCATACAGGTGGAGATAGAAATATGATCAAAATGCTTGAAGTTGCAAAAGCTTCTCAGTTGCCAGAGTTGTCCGATAATATTCATGAAACTCAAGGTATCTTATGTTtggtaaaaacaatttaatttgtgattttgtttttatttcatgtactagtatgcaatatttttattctaacaaATCATGCATATATATACATTCATCATCAACTTTGCAGCAACACCAATATTGTTGCAGTCAACagatgaaatttgaaaaagagatGTATAGTATTTCGTTTCCACCCATGGGATCAGAAAGCGGATAGAAAAGAGGGAGTGGTCCTAAGGGTTCCACAAAGCATTCAAGAGCTTATAAAGGAGGCATCAAAACATTTGGAAATTCCAAATGGTTCCTGTATTTTGTCAGAACAATCTGGCAAAATTGTTTATGTAGAGACGATTAACAATGATGAGAAGCTGTTTCTGGTGAGTGAAGAACACAATGAATGAGGTGAAATGTTGAGCAGTACGTACCAACACCACTAGctggcttatatatatatatatacttttcctTACTCCACAAAATTTTGCATTCCAGATAAGaacaatttttatatgtttgcAGTTATTGTTAATTAGTACTAATAAACATCCTCCCATCGCTCTTTCAACCATGGTACATGTCAACGTATCATACAAGCAACATAATTATACTTAATTAAGCAGCAGGCCTGCAATTATCATGAAGATAATGGGATCCGAGTCCtgcaaataaaaactaaattaaaaatattttataagtttaGGATCACGTTGAAAGCAATTAACTTGCTCGCGAAGAAGACTCATTTCATCATCTTGTTGAAAATGAAAGGGATCTCGTTCAGGGTAGTCGTCACCGAGCTTCACTTTATTAGTGAAATCACCAAAGCTGATGATGCTTTATGGGTATCGGATTTGTTGCAGGGAACAAAACGGACAAATAAGCAAATATCTAACTAGAAAATAAGCTTCCCTTTATTAGTGAAATCCAGAGCCACTATCACTACAGTATATACATATTAATTAGTGAAACAATATTTGGACTTTTAACACCGAAGTTACATTCAAATATACTCCATCAGTCAGTACCAACACACTATAAACTATGCCTTGTGATGTATGAGAGCAAACAGAACTCAAAAGGACAACTGAATGCACGAGGTTCCCTCCCACCTGGTGGGATCTAAAAAGGATACACATATAAAGATTTACTCAGTTCAACACAAAATGGTACCTTGAGTCCACATAGCTCTCAACATCCCAGAGAAAAGAACCAAAAGTCACAGCCTCTAAAACAAGCTTCTTTAAACCACCAAAGCTAATTTTGATGTTTTCATCCTTAGAGACTGCCCCCTCAGGTGTTACAACAATTTCAGGTCTTCCAAACAATGCTTCTGTGTGCTTCTCGATGATGCTGACAGCCTCTTTGGATCTAATTGTTGCATATCTTTGTAGTGTATCACCATCAAAGGACATCACGTAGTTACGCAACCTGGTTGCCTTTACACCATAGCCAAATCCACCGGGACGGACATCACCACCAGGCCAGGTAGATACTTCAGGATGAGACATCACTTGAGAAGTGTCCTCTTCAATACTGGGTCTTGCATTGTCCATTGTAGTTTGATGAGCACTATTCTCTTTTTCTGTTGCATTTGGAAGAACTTTCATTGTCTTCTCCAACTGGAACCTTTGGTCAACTCGTCTAAGAAAATAACCATACATCACTGATGCTGCGTAGACCTGCCCTACCCTGAATTTGCTGATTTCAGCTATTGATGTTAAATCTCCAGCTCTGTTACCGAGAATGAGAGCCAGGTGGTTTTGAATCATCTCATATGCTTCGTGTGAGTGAAGCAGCTCAAGTTTACCATCTTCATTTGGCCACAAATCAACCTTACCAGAAAGATCTGGGGTTACAGAGGGTATCAAAGAAATATTAGCATCCATGAACTTCTGCACTACCAATGCATACAAGATCTCTTCCAGAGCTTTCCTCCTTTCATTAGCCTTCACCTCAGCAATTCTCCTGAAAATGTTTGGAAGCCAGCGCAATGGTCAACAGCAGATTTGTTTAACATTTTCAGATTAATAAATAGAAGAGATAAAGTGGaataagaattatatgttgcaaCTCTCCTGATTGTCTTCCTTCGAGAATGCACGTGGACCTACATACTAATATTTTATACTCTACAATATAGAAAATTGAAGTgactttaatttcaatttaaatttcgcCCTTACGATCCAGTTAAGCCATAAAACTGGCACAAACATTGAATACGTGGCATCAGACAAATTTCGTGATACTTAATACTAAAATCTAAAGCATAGGATACATAAGAATGATTTGTTGCAACCTAATGGGTTATGGATGGTAAATAAGCAGATTCATTAGCAAAAACGTAAGAGAAAATGAGAAATGAGAAAGAAGGCAGAGTACCTGTACAAAACTAAATCAGTGGTTGAAGCAGAAGGTTGTTCGTTTTGTTGATGAGCATCGCGGTCAGTTTGGAGTTGCTGGAGCTGCTGGTCAACGGCAGCAGGCACAAGATGCGGATGATCTTTCAAAATCTGAGAAAGGAACTGCCCAATTGAGGATTCAAACTGAAGAGGAGCAATCTTGGCATCATCCGACTCCGGAGATGAGGATGCAGAAGCTCTAACTACAAACCCTCTTCTACGACCTTGCTTGTGCTTGTGTTTGGGGATACATACTGAACTGAACCGTTGCTGCTAAACATAAACAATCACAAGCATTAGTCTCTTCTTCACGCGTTCGCTCCTCTTGTGTTTAGTAATCAATCAATCACAGTAACCTTACTTACCTTTCTGGAAAACCCAAAAGTGGAACCGAACCGAGCTGAGGCAGACTCGTTGACCGGTCTTCGGAGGATGATCAGCGGTGACCGGAAGGCAGTGACAGCGACGTCCATTTACAGCTCCGAAGCTAGATAGATGGATCTacagaagaaaagaatgaaaccCTAGAGtcagagaaagagaaaatcGATGATTCTATTTCTATTCAATTCCGGTGGGCGCTAATCGATTTGCCCTTCTGTCAAATATTTATAGGGCGTCTCCTGTGGTTTACGGGCCCACTCACCATTCAGCCCTCCAAACTATATttcatcatttttataattatattcttatgcatttataaaataaatattttaatattgatCTTAATAATATGTTTCTcttgtatttttaataaaaaaaaataatttattaatttttactattGACTTACAGCAaaactatttatatataaattatgttaaaaaacatatttagtaaCAAAGACTAACAGGAATCAATACTaatgatttatgttttttaatcggACGATCAaagataattttgattttaattatatgaaataaatcGATCTTAAATATGTTCAGAATCTCACACACATATTAATTACTGTTTTGACAGTTtatttcatatcaatattataataaaacgAAGATTAACAGTATAGaattaatagtaatataattGGGAGAGAGAAGTACAAATAGGTACGTTGGAGATATTTTGGCTTTAAAGAGACGTTCGGAATTTGATTAGAGAGTTGGTGAATGGTCATGAAACGTGTTTTTTGTAAGGGAAATCCGACCCTTGAGCATTCTATTTTCTGAGGCTAAGAAGAGAGAACAGGGAGAGGAGGAGGAGATACTTGTCCAAATTTCAGTCTTGCAACTGCGGGGAAGTGATGGGTCCCAAATTGAGGTGCAAATTTGGCCACTGATGCTGCAATTTTGTGCTGCACGTTTCGACTATCACTTGTGTCCAAAACAGCGTCCACCtcttgcttttttttctttggtgaaTAACCTCTTGCTATTTTGTTTTCAGGTCAACTTGCTTCCCCCTGAATCCTTCTAAtctagttgatttttttttttttttagattctgATCTAATTAAATGTTGCTGTATGAACATGGTTTTTTCTAGAAACCAAAAGAATTGTGAGGTAAATAAAtttaggtgatttttttttagcatgAGGACACGTTAAATTTCCCTAAAATAGAGACGACGAATTACttattataaaaagttataaccaatatatatatatatatatatatatatatatatatatatatatcttaaataATCTTGAACtctttgcttttaatttttttaaaagatttttttattttagtttatattgtcaagtaataatatttatttatgatgtaATAGTAATATTAAGTGCTCATTAGCTTGTCACGttttaataagataattacttattaatttttgtaaatcatcttttaaatattaatttattcaaaataattgatgATGTCAGACTAAttgatgaagaatttaaaaacataaaaatacaagtgTTCACttcattaaactttttaatGATATGACGTAAATAAAtgatcaatttattattataagttggcattattattaaacaatatgatctttaaaaaaaatcctatcattaaaacaaaataaaaaattctttaagagattaaagataaaatatatcctATTCTGTAGACACCGTgagattatttaaaatatgctcAAGTGCATGTTAAACTCCCTGAAAATATGAACCTATGGTTGAGTATTCATGGTTTTTATATTTGTCATTCCGTGCAATGAAGCAAGAATGCAACTTATGCGCTAATGATCCATAACCCTGTAAATATCATTTGTCACAATAATGATAAGTGTGAGGTAAGATGTAATTCGCtaacaaatatgtttttgaaatatgaaatatttagtttttaaagtgtaaaaagtgtgataaatatatattaattttttaaatatatccatagttataaattaaaaatgtcattgcaattataattttttttaaaattatttatggatttaatttaactataatgtTTTACGATAAacattttttgtatttgaaCCTTTCATCAAGCAtgagaatgtaaaaaaattatttataatttataaaatgattattCTTCAATTTGTGAgtaaacattataatttaatttatgagtttgttaaaaaaaattgtcgtaattattataatttttttcaaattattataattagttaCCATCTACTATTAacgtttatatatatttgtcatattttttatactttcggggactaaattttgtatttttatcttttagagaCGCATTTGTCATGGGGTGAAAagacgaaaagtaaaaaaaaaaaatattatctgacAAATATGTCCATATAATGATAATTAGAGATGATCTCGTTGAGAATCATTTTAATGACATGTTCATCTCTTTGTATCAcgtaaactattttattaacggtgacaaAAGTTAACGGTCGAATATATTTGTCTCACTTTTAACACTTTCcgagactaaattttatattttcatatttcaggACACATTTATCAGTGAATTATACATCCAaagacaaaaatgattatttacacTTATATGTATTTTACATGTACAACGTaataaattatatgtatgatTCTTTTTATATTCCTAACGagtttccaataaaaaaaatatcaattttgcaAGTGGGTATGTCATATTTTATTAGTTGTCATCTTAAACTcctatttgaatatataaactTGTGTTAcggttgcttcttcttcttctctactTTGTATATTTTGCACTCTTAGAGTATATGTGACCCGTCATattaattcttttcttttccccaAGATTTATAAGTAGCATAGTAACTAGTTAATGGGATTTGTAAATCTTTCCAAGAGTTTTGCTTTCCGGTAGAACCCGCCATTTTCGAATAGTGGCTATTGTTTAAGATTTGACAattagttgaaagttaaaaattagtttattaaattataaatattagataaaattaacttttaaagtagttaaaaaaatataaaatgtaagaacaagaataatataataatttattcaaaaaagaaaacaagaaaaataaataaatatatcagaaaaaaagtggaagaaaatataaaaagataaaatctaaaaactagctttttaaaaaatgttacttgaAGTAAcagttaaaaaatactaaaaattattaaaaataacttgCTTATGAAccgttaaataaattttttaactagtaaaaaaattaaaaattatcttaaatgaATATTAAACTTTCGCATAATGCACCAATaaggaaaaaagtaatttttttcccGTTACATACAATTCATTAGGCTTAAAATGTTATAGTTGGATATCTTCATTTTGAGAACTCATGGCAATTATGATATTTGAATGATGGGACTTTGCTTGATAAATCTTGGTTATCTATCGTGTTGACAAATGTTTGTTATCTTTGAGATGTTGAGATTACAAAAGGAATtctgtctatttttttatttaagacaaAGTATGTGTTCCTAGTTCATTATAATCAATAAGCTTGTTGGGCTAAAGGTCATTCAAATTGGTATTAATTTGTGTGTCAGTCATGAGACAATTATTTGTCCTTAGAACAAAGCACTCAAAAAgacacatatctctccaaatCTCTCTTGTCTCTGTAATATCTgccaaataatacaaaaaataaaaaaaattcccagtAACTCAAGCGTTTATCTTGCGATGTTCTCGTTGTGTTGTGGCATGAAATGCAACCTCAATGTCGATTTCGAggattttttttccctcttcattttattaattttgaggACTAATATAATAGTGCCAACAATTTCAAGGACCATTAAGATGAGATTTAGGCGTTAAGAAACTCTGATTCAACCAACATGTGGATAACACGAGTCATGGCCATACTAACTTGTTAATTTATGTTTCTAACCAAATAATTCAGAGTTTAAATCTTGACtaacttatgaaaaaaaattatgttaaaagagaaatatcatattatattgACTTATTATTTCcaatgaaaatatgaaaataagtcATTGTCTTCCATTCCATTAGAGTAATTTCGTACTAATACcacgtaaaaacaaaaaaaaagtgtgattcAGTCCTCACATTAAAAATTGCAGCCAAATTAATTGAAGGGATTCATTCACATTGTGGACATATATAATACTATAACAGCCATCTCCGCAGTTCATAAACATGGAATAGAGCAAAGGAGTAACAGACAGGGCGttggttttgttttgtgcaATAATTAATGGATGCAAAACATAACTTAACTATCGTTTCCTGAGGCTGAGGCTGAAGGTGCTATTGCCTCTTTGAAACACGAAACCATCTTCTATATGGCAGAGACAGAAGTACCTAACCCCTTGGGCAGATTCACAACATGCAAAACTTTcccaaaaatatcataataaacAACTTTGACATTGGTTTCTTCCAGCTCCGCGGACATAAATCCTTGTccatcataataaaacttgatCCCATCTGTCTTATCTTTATCCATGTCTCCTTTCCATGCCTTTGAACCTCCACCACTGGTTAAGAACTGGATTTGGCTGCAACAACCAACACTCATGATTTAAAGAAAGGTGATTTTGTTAATTAACAAACAAGCCTCAAACGAGCTTAAAAGGATTCAGTTCAAAAAGATGCTAATGCTAAGTTCTGTatcccaattaaaaaattattgacttaTTGTAAACTCGTGCTTAGCTAAGGTACTAGTACTAGACTAATACTGGAACACAAGTTCCCACTAAATAGAGGATGAAGACCTGAGTGGCAACTTGAGATTGGTTGTATGTTCCTTTCCTTCCCCGGTCTCCAATGACCACAAGGCTAAGTGAGCCATCAGCTTTAACAGGGTGCTCTAGGCGTTGGAGCAGACCTGATCTAGCTGATACAGAAACAAAACACAGGCTAATCAAACCCATCCATATTCCCAAACCACCCATCTTTTCTTTCCAAATCCTCACTTGTAGcacaatttatatttatataagaaaaaaactaaactcCCGAGTTGATGAGAAAAATGGATCTTAAGAGCATATCCAATAGTGCAAAAATAATAGAGTTGTTCCACTCAATCTTGGTGAACCCTATAATTCCACATGGTAATTAAGAATTTGAACAAGTTAATTTTATCTCTAATAGAGCAATCCTTAAGGACTTAAAATGAGTGTTATAATTGCCTTAAAAAAACTAGTATTGTTTATATAAGCAAGAGTTAAGAACTGCCACATCAGTTACTTCATTAGCGAAACtgcataaaaatgtttttttttttttaagtgtaagaATTTCATAAGCAACTCTCACCGGAGATGCTGTAAGCGTTACTGTGAAAATGACACAGATAACTTATGCGTCACTAATGGCACATTCGCATGACATGCATAGTTGTGCAATCAAACATGCTAATGGACAAGCCGAGAAAAGTACGTGGATGCAAACAATAGGGTGCCACTGGGCCCCACATGTCAGTGTGTGAACCTTCGTTGCAACTTCTCAAGAGTCATGACAAATATTGGTCGTGCCTAGGTATACTCCAGTAAATTCAAGTGCTGGATGCTGAACCAACGTGTGTGAGGAAGTGATAAATGCAGAGTTTGTGAGACCATATTGGTAACTGATTCCCCGAACTAGTCTCCTCTCATGTTCCGGGTGTTGGGTTTGAAGTAGGTACAACTTATTTTGCTGAAATTGACAAGTTCACGCCAACAGTAACAGATTCAAAGGTTGAGAATTTCCTTTTGTACCATCACCTGAGGAGTTCTCTGTTCTTAATCTTCGCAAATTCACATCAGGTATTGCAGTTTGGACCATATCCCCCTTTTGTCCTTGTGATGTCTTCCAGGTGTTAATATATTGGATATCAGAAACGTATGCTTCCATTGATTTGGCCATCCTTACAAATCCATTATCCTCTAAATGTGGCATCACATTCTTATCCACAAAACCATGAGGATTCAGGACTATCAGAAATATTGAATATCTTCATAGATTTTAACAAAGCTTAAAATATACCACATAATCctgaaaataattcaaatattaaattactgATTCGGTGATGTTGAAATCAAAGCCTTTTAAAACACAAAAGCCTTCCAAACTAATGTAAGTGGATTGAATTTAAGTACACAATAACGTCTCTTGCATCTTAAATTTAGAAGTCAGAAGTTAAATAGCAATTCATCACTACAGTGAATAATCCTTCATATTTTCATTTCTCATACATACTCAAGCATGACATCAAGGATAAGTTTTAAATTCCATCAACCAATTTGGATTGATCTATTTAATCTCAATGCTCTAAACATTACATAGAAGAATGTAGCTGTTTTGAAGAAGTTAATCTGTGTAAAACGTTGCCAAAAACATCATAGAATTCAA from Glycine soja cultivar W05 chromosome 8, ASM419377v2, whole genome shotgun sequence includes:
- the LOC114421299 gene encoding UV-B-induced protein At3g17800, chloroplastic-like; the encoded protein is MDVAVTAFRSPLIILRRPVNESASARFGSTFGFSRKQRFSSVCIPKHKHKQGRRRGFVVRASASSSPESDDAKIAPLQFESSIGQFLSQILKDHPHLVPAAVDQQLQQLQTDRDAHQQNEQPSASTTDLVLYRRIAEVKANERRKALEEILYALVVQKFMDANISLIPSVTPDLSGKVDLWPNEDGKLELLHSHEAYEMIQNHLALILGNRAGDLTSIAEISKFRVGQVYAASVMYGYFLRRVDQRFQLEKTMKVLPNATEKENSAHQTTMDNARPSIEEDTSQVMSHPEVSTWPGGDVRPGGFGYGVKATRLRNYVMSFDGDTLQRYATIRSKEAVSIIEKHTEALFGRPEIVVTPEGAVSKDENIKISFGGLKKLVLEAVTFGSFLWDVESYVDSRYHFVLN
- the LOC114422689 gene encoding purple acid phosphatase 3-like — encoded protein: MAHLALWSLETGEGKEHTTNLKLPLSQIQFLTSGGGSKAWKGDMDKDKTDGIKFYYDGQGFMSAELEETNVKVVYYDIFGKVLHVVNLPKGLGTSVSAI